A single Carettochelys insculpta isolate YL-2023 chromosome 2, ASM3395843v1, whole genome shotgun sequence DNA region contains:
- the AZIN1 gene encoding antizyme inhibitor 1: protein MKGFLEDANYSIGLLDEGATLGDVIDSYVDEHTLTGKNAFFVGDLGKLLKKHVQWQNAMAPVKPFYTVKCNSAPGVLEILAALGTGFACSSKSEMALVQDLGIAPENIIYINPCKQASQIKYAAKTGVNIMTCDNENELKKIARNHPNAKLLLHIATEDISGAEEMSMKFGTMLKNCRHLMECAKELEVQIVGVKFHVSSSCKEPQVYIHAISDARCVFDMAEEFGFKMSMLDIGGGFTGSEVQLEEVNHVISPLLDVYFPEESGVNVIAEPGCYYVSSAFTLAVNIIAKRAVEYDKYLPSGMEQTRSDVGPIFMYYMNDGVYGSFARKLSEKLNTIPEVHKKYKEDEPLFASSLWGPSCDELDQIVENCFLPELSVGDWLIFDNMGSGTLGQQSAFNNFQRPLIYYMMSFNDWYEMQDAGITLDTLMKNFFFVPSCIQLSPEDSFSTTA, encoded by the exons ATGAAAGGATTTCTTGAGGATGCAAACTACTCCATTGGCCTGCTGGATGAAGGAGCAACTCTTGGAGATGTTATTGACAGCTATGTTGATGAACATACACTT ActggaaaaaatgcattttttgttggTGATCTTGGAAAGCTTCTGAAGAAACATGTCCAATGGCAGAATGCGATGGCACCAGTAAAACCATTTTACACTGTAAAATGCAATTCTGCTCCAGGTGTACTCGAGATTCTGGCAGCTCTTGGAACTGGGTTTGCATGTTCTAGTAAA TCTGAAATGGCATTGGTACAAGACTTGGGTATTGCTCCTGAAAACATTATATATATAAATCCTTGCAAACAAGCTTCTCAGATAAAGTATGCAGCAAAAACTGGGGTAAACATCATGACTTGTGATAATGAAAATGAGCTAAAGAAAATTGCACGTAACCATCCAAATGCTAA GCTCTTACTACATATTGCCACAGAAGACATTAGTGGAGCTGAGGAGATGAGCATGAAATTTGGCACGATGCTGAAGAACTGTAGGCACCTCATGGAATGTGCCAAGGAGCTTGAAGTCCAAATAGTTGGTGTTAA ATTTCACGTTTCAAGCTCTTGCAAGGAGCCTCAAGTGTACATTCATGCTATATCTGATGCTCGGTGTGTGTTTGACATGGCT gaagaatTTGGGTTTAAGATGAGCATGTTGGACATTGGTGGAGGCTTCACGGGTTCAGAAGTTCAGCTGGAAGAG GTTAATCATGTCATCAGTCCATTGTTGGATGTCTACTTTCCAGAAGAATCCGGTGttaatgtgattgcagagcctGGCTGTTACTATGTTTCATCTGCATTTACTCTAGCAGTTAACATCATTGCAAAGAGAGCTGTTGAATATGATAAATATCTTCCCTCTGGAA TGGAGCAAACCAGGAGTGATGTTGGGCCAATCTTTATGTATTACATGAATGATGGTGTTTATGGTTCTTTCGCAAGAAAATTGTCTGAGAAATTGAATACCATCCCAGAGGTTCACAAG aaatacAAGGAAGATGAGCCTTTATTTGCCAGCAGCCTTTGGGGTCCGTCCTGTGATGAGCTTGATCAAATTGTGGAAAACTGTTTTCTTCCTGAGCTGAGTGTTGGAGACTGGCTGATCTTTGATAATATGGGTTCTGGTACCTTGGGTCAACAGTCTGCCTTTAATAATTTTCAGAGACCACTGATTTACTACATGATGTCTTTCAATGACTG